A part of Olleya sp. Bg11-27 genomic DNA contains:
- a CDS encoding TolC family protein codes for MNNIKKHIKIRKLYAVGVLTLVSLYSCVPTRNVREENKAVPEQFKSQTADTTNTANTANIEWKNFFSDANLVALIDTALVNNQELNMMLQQVDMAKNEIQAKKGEYLPFVSAFAGAEVEKVGEYTRNGAVEKHLDIREGEEFPEPLTNFSAGLTASWELDVWKKLRNGKKAVVLEYLASVEGKNFMVTQLVTEIASSYYELMALDNQLGIIEQNLEIQQQALKMVKLQKEAARATLLAVRRFEADVYKNQSNKFLVQQKIVETENLINFLVGRYPQTITRSSNNFITTTVDAMSSGIPAQLLANRPDIRQAEYELSASKLNVSVAKANFYPSIGLKAGVGLEAFKPKYLTSTPESLLYNLVGDVVGPLINRNAIKAEYKNANDRQLQAVFEYEKTILNAFMEVQNQLSNVDNLKKSYELKEDQVQALTESIELSLRLFRSARAEYTEVLLTQREALDSKIEIIETKRDQLLANVKLYQALGGGWN; via the coding sequence ATGAATAATATAAAAAAACATATTAAAATTAGAAAGCTCTATGCAGTTGGTGTTTTAACATTAGTTTCCTTGTATTCTTGTGTCCCAACTAGAAACGTTAGAGAAGAAAACAAAGCGGTTCCTGAGCAGTTCAAAAGCCAAACAGCAGACACCACTAACACTGCTAACACTGCTAACATAGAATGGAAAAACTTTTTTTCGGACGCTAATTTAGTCGCTTTAATAGACACTGCATTAGTTAACAATCAAGAGTTAAACATGATGCTGCAACAAGTAGATATGGCAAAAAACGAGATACAAGCCAAAAAAGGCGAGTACCTTCCATTTGTTAGTGCTTTCGCTGGAGCTGAAGTTGAAAAAGTAGGAGAATATACTAGAAATGGTGCAGTTGAAAAACATCTAGACATTCGTGAAGGTGAAGAATTTCCAGAACCATTAACTAATTTTTCAGCAGGACTTACAGCTTCTTGGGAATTGGATGTTTGGAAAAAACTTCGAAACGGAAAAAAAGCCGTAGTTTTAGAATATTTAGCTTCAGTTGAAGGTAAGAATTTTATGGTAACACAATTGGTAACCGAAATTGCAAGTTCATATTACGAGCTGATGGCACTAGACAATCAATTGGGAATTATCGAACAAAATTTAGAGATTCAACAACAAGCTTTAAAAATGGTAAAACTTCAAAAAGAAGCCGCCAGAGCGACATTGTTAGCTGTAAGACGTTTTGAAGCCGATGTCTATAAAAACCAGAGTAACAAGTTTCTAGTTCAGCAAAAAATAGTTGAAACCGAAAATTTAATTAACTTTTTGGTTGGTCGTTATCCACAAACGATAACTAGAAGCTCTAATAATTTTATAACCACTACGGTAGATGCCATGTCTTCTGGAATCCCTGCTCAGTTATTAGCTAATCGTCCAGATATTAGACAAGCAGAATACGAGTTATCTGCCTCTAAACTAAATGTAAGTGTTGCAAAAGCTAATTTTTATCCTTCTATTGGTCTTAAAGCCGGTGTAGGCTTAGAGGCTTTTAAGCCTAAATATTTAACAAGTACTCCAGAATCTTTATTATACAATTTAGTTGGAGATGTGGTAGGCCCTTTAATTAACAGAAATGCGATTAAAGCAGAGTATAAAAATGCAAATGACAGACAATTGCAAGCTGTTTTTGAATACGAAAAAACCATTTTAAATGCGTTTATGGAAGTCCAAAACCAACTATCTAATGTCGATAATCTTAAAAAAAGTTATGAGCTTAAAGAAGACCAAGTACAAGCACTTACAGAATCTATAGAATTATCACTTAGGCTATTTAGATCTGCAAGAGCAGAATACACAGAAGTATTACTTACGCAACGAGAAGCTTTAGATTCTAAAATTGAAATTATAGAAACTAAAAGGGATCAATTATTAGCTAACGTAAAACTATACCAAGCTTTAGGTGGCGGTTGGAATTAA
- a CDS encoding ABC transporter ATP-binding protein, with the protein MLDVKNLTFSYNKTPVLKDIYFTANQGENVAIIGESGSGKSTLLNLIFGESDLNQGQIFWKDNEILGPKYNLVVGYEFMKYVSQEFDLMPFITVEENIGKHLSNFFPEEKKERTAELLEVVELTELAKTKVKTLSGGQKQRVALARALAKQPEIILLDEPFSHIDNFQKQSLRRNVFRYLKDKNITCIVATHDREDVLGFADRMIVLYDNKIVVNDSPENLFKNPEAPLIASFFGEFNIINASIIYAHQLKMVSHSELKATVIHSYFKGHYYLIEALLDDDIVFFENKILLEKNQTVYLQKQL; encoded by the coding sequence ATGCTCGACGTTAAAAACCTTACCTTTTCTTATAATAAAACACCTGTTTTAAAAGATATTTATTTCACTGCTAATCAAGGTGAAAATGTTGCCATTATTGGCGAAAGTGGCTCAGGAAAAAGCACCTTGCTAAATCTTATTTTTGGCGAATCCGACTTAAATCAAGGCCAGATTTTCTGGAAAGACAACGAAATTTTAGGCCCTAAATACAATTTAGTTGTCGGTTACGAATTCATGAAATACGTCTCTCAAGAATTTGACTTGATGCCTTTTATAACCGTTGAAGAAAATATAGGCAAACACCTGTCTAATTTTTTTCCAGAAGAAAAAAAAGAACGCACCGCAGAACTTCTAGAAGTCGTAGAGCTTACAGAGCTTGCTAAAACCAAAGTAAAAACTTTAAGTGGTGGACAAAAACAACGTGTAGCATTAGCTCGTGCGTTAGCAAAACAGCCCGAAATTATTTTATTGGACGAGCCTTTTAGTCATATTGACAACTTCCAAAAACAATCGCTTAGACGTAATGTGTTTAGATATTTAAAAGATAAAAACATTACATGTATCGTTGCAACCCACGACAGAGAAGATGTTTTAGGTTTTGCAGACAGAATGATTGTTTTATATGACAACAAAATTGTTGTTAATGATAGCCCAGAAAATTTATTCAAAAATCCAGAAGCACCATTAATAGCTTCGTTTTTTGGTGAGTTTAATATAATTAACGCCTCGATAATTTATGCGCATCAATTAAAAATGGTATCACATTCTGAGCTTAAAGCGACTGTAATACATTCTTATTTTAAAGGACACTACTACTTAATTGAAGCTTTATTAGATGACGATATTGTGTTTTTTGAAAACAAAATTTTATTAGAAAAAAATCAAACCGTTTATCTTCAAAAACAACTATAG